Proteins from a single region of Antechinus flavipes isolate AdamAnt ecotype Samford, QLD, Australia chromosome 2, AdamAnt_v2, whole genome shotgun sequence:
- the SSNA1 gene encoding microtubule nucleation factor SSNA1, translated as MSQQGAALQNYNNELVKCIEELCQKREELCRQIQQEEDEKQRLQGEVRQLTEKLARVNENLARKIASRNEFDRTIAETEAAYLKILESSQTLLNVLKREAGNLSKAAAQEQKSAAGKD; from the exons ATGAGCCAGCAGGGAGCGGCGCTTCAGAACTACAACAACGAGCTGGTCAAGT GCATCGAAGAACTGTGCCAGAAGCGGGAGGAGCTGTGCCGGCAGATCCAACAGGAGGAGGATGAGAAGCAGAGGCTGCAGGGCGAGGTGCGGCAGCTGACGGAGAAGCTGGCCCGGGTCAACGAGAACCTGGCCCGCAAGATCGCCTCCAGGAACGAGTTTGATCGTACTATCGCCGAGACCGAAGCTGCTTACCTTAAG ATTCTGGAAAGTTCTCAGACACTGCTCAATGTCCTGAAGCGAGAAGCAGGGAATCTGAGCAAGGCTGCAGCCCAGGAGCAGAAGAGTGCTGCGGGCAAGGACTGA